A genomic stretch from Peromyscus eremicus chromosome 6, PerEre_H2_v1, whole genome shotgun sequence includes:
- the Ssr3 gene encoding translocon-associated protein subunit gamma isoform X2, whose translation MTEVRPGPEVRGLYWRIWHMDLIQSAVLYSVMTLVSTYLVAFAYKNVKFVLKHKVAQKREDAVSKEVTRKLSEADNRKMSRKEKDERILWKKNEVADYEATTFSIFYNNTLFLVLVIVASFFILKNFNPTVNYILSISASSGLIALLSTGSK comes from the exons ATGACAGAAGTTAGGCCAGGGCCAGAAGTCAGAG GGTTGTACTGGCGCATATGGCATATGGATCTCATCCagtctgctgttctctacagtgTGATGACGTTAGTGAGCACTTACTTGGTAGCCTTTGCATACAAGAATGTAAAATTTGTCCTCAAGCACAA agTAGCACAGAAAAGGGAGGATGCTGTTTCCAAAGAAGTGACCCGAAAACTTTCTGAAGCTGATAATAGAAAGATGTCTCGGAAGGAGAAAGATGAAAG AATCTTGTGGAAGAAGAATGAAGTTGCCGATTATGAAGCCACAACATTTTCCATCTTCTATAACAACACTCTGTTCCTGGTTTTGGTCATTGTTGCTTCCTTCTTTATACTGAAGAACTTCAACCCCACGGT GAACTACATTTTGTCCATAAGTGCTTCCTCTGGACTCATCGCCCTGCTCTCTACTGGCTCCAAGTAG
- the Ssr3 gene encoding translocon-associated protein subunit gamma isoform X1 codes for MAPKGGSKQQSEEDLLLQDFSRNLSAKSSALFFGNAFIVSAIPIWLYWRIWHMDLIQSAVLYSVMTLVSTYLVAFAYKNVKFVLKHKVAQKREDAVSKEVTRKLSEADNRKMSRKEKDERILWKKNEVADYEATTFSIFYNNTLFLVLVIVASFFILKNFNPTVNYILSISASSGLIALLSTGSK; via the exons ATGGCTCCCAAAGGCGGCTCCAAGCAGCAGTCCGAGGAGGACCTGCTCCTTCAGGATTTCAGCCGCAACCTGTCGGCCAAGTCGTCGGCGCTGTTCTTCGGGAACGCGTTCATCGTGTCTGCCATCCCCATCT GGTTGTACTGGCGCATATGGCATATGGATCTCATCCagtctgctgttctctacagtgTGATGACGTTAGTGAGCACTTACTTGGTAGCCTTTGCATACAAGAATGTAAAATTTGTCCTCAAGCACAA agTAGCACAGAAAAGGGAGGATGCTGTTTCCAAAGAAGTGACCCGAAAACTTTCTGAAGCTGATAATAGAAAGATGTCTCGGAAGGAGAAAGATGAAAG AATCTTGTGGAAGAAGAATGAAGTTGCCGATTATGAAGCCACAACATTTTCCATCTTCTATAACAACACTCTGTTCCTGGTTTTGGTCATTGTTGCTTCCTTCTTTATACTGAAGAACTTCAACCCCACGGT GAACTACATTTTGTCCATAAGTGCTTCCTCTGGACTCATCGCCCTGCTCTCTACTGGCTCCAAGTAG